One Curtobacterium sp. MCLR17_032 genomic window carries:
- a CDS encoding HAD family hydrolase — MSDTPTTAVLFDIDGTLADSNYAHIDAWWRAFRAAGESVDAWRIHRAIGMDSSKLLESLLPDASEETRDTAKQFHTAFYSEHMPQLRLLPGARDLLEAVAGRGHAVVLATSAPQNELGRLLELLDAEQWIAAVTSSEDVEQAKPDPGIIEVALQKAGVDADHAVMVGDAMWDVESAERVGVTCIGVMTGGIGGDELRGAGAAAVYDDAAALLEDLDGSPIGPLG; from the coding sequence ATGTCCGACACCCCCACCACCGCCGTCCTGTTCGACATCGACGGCACCCTGGCCGACTCGAACTACGCCCACATCGACGCCTGGTGGCGGGCCTTCCGCGCGGCGGGGGAGTCCGTCGACGCCTGGCGCATCCACCGGGCGATCGGCATGGACTCGTCGAAGCTGCTCGAGTCGCTGCTGCCGGACGCCTCCGAGGAGACCCGGGACACCGCGAAGCAGTTCCACACCGCCTTCTACTCCGAGCACATGCCGCAGCTGCGCCTGCTGCCCGGTGCGCGGGACCTGCTCGAGGCGGTCGCCGGTCGCGGGCACGCCGTGGTGCTCGCGACCAGTGCCCCGCAGAACGAGCTCGGCCGGCTGCTCGAACTCCTCGACGCCGAGCAGTGGATCGCCGCCGTCACGAGCAGCGAGGACGTCGAGCAGGCGAAGCCGGACCCCGGGATCATCGAGGTCGCGCTGCAGAAGGCCGGGGTCGATGCTGACCACGCCGTCATGGTCGGCGACGCGATGTGGGACGTCGAGTCGGCGGAGCGCGTCGGCGTGACGTGCATCGGTGTGATGACCGGCGGGATCGGCGGCGACGAGCTGCGCGGTGCCGGTGCCGCGGCCGTGTACGACGACGCGGCGGCGCTGCTCGAGGACCTCGACGGCAGCCCGATCGGTCCGCTCGGCTGA
- a CDS encoding phage holin family protein, whose product MTDPFPGATGRTVPGRPSAEERAASTPLGELLSEVSRDLSTLFRQEVALAKAELTDSAKKAGKGAGMFGGAGVAGLFALLFLSIAAWWGLGYLIGNAWSAVVIAVVYAVVAAILAMRGRKEIKQIDGAPQTVATVKEVPETLKPNTGRN is encoded by the coding sequence ATGACCGATCCGTTCCCCGGTGCGACCGGTCGGACGGTGCCCGGGCGGCCGAGCGCCGAGGAGCGCGCGGCGTCGACGCCCCTCGGTGAGCTCCTCTCCGAGGTGTCCCGTGACCTCTCCACGCTGTTCCGGCAGGAGGTCGCGCTCGCCAAGGCCGAGCTGACCGACTCCGCGAAGAAGGCGGGCAAGGGCGCGGGCATGTTCGGCGGCGCAGGCGTCGCGGGGCTCTTCGCCCTGCTGTTCCTGTCGATCGCCGCCTGGTGGGGGCTCGGGTACCTCATCGGCAACGCGTGGTCCGCCGTGGTCATCGCCGTGGTCTACGCCGTCGTCGCCGCGATCCTCGCGATGCGCGGACGCAAGGAGATCAAGCAGATCGACGGCGCCCCCCAGACGGTCGCGACCGTCAAGGAAGTCCCCGAGACACTCAAGCCCAACACCGGGAGGAACTGA
- a CDS encoding TetR/AcrR family transcriptional regulator: MTTAERTRALRRSMVSEARRAVVDGGLQGFTIEQLCERVGVSRRTFFNHFASKEDVVLGIELNADTALLAAYAEGTVVPTALAPLPSVIALIIEQLHVAGIDRADEALVRHVFEREPALTARFLSATDTQIQKVADAVRQRFAWHDPADPRARLVAEAAVGVIRVSAGTYFADDFDEASGPRFDELLDTNLRLMTEAITIPAQEGTS, from the coding sequence GTGACCACCGCTGAACGCACCCGTGCCCTCCGGCGCAGCATGGTGTCCGAAGCGCGCCGCGCGGTCGTCGACGGCGGGCTGCAGGGCTTCACCATCGAGCAGCTCTGCGAGCGCGTCGGCGTCTCCCGCCGCACCTTCTTCAACCACTTCGCGTCGAAGGAGGACGTGGTCCTCGGCATCGAGCTCAACGCCGACACCGCACTGCTCGCCGCGTACGCCGAGGGCACCGTCGTCCCGACGGCCCTGGCTCCGCTGCCGTCCGTCATCGCGCTCATCATCGAGCAGCTGCACGTCGCCGGCATCGACCGCGCTGACGAAGCCCTGGTGCGCCACGTCTTCGAGCGCGAGCCGGCGCTGACCGCCCGGTTCCTGTCCGCCACGGACACGCAGATCCAGAAGGTCGCCGACGCCGTCCGCCAGCGCTTCGCCTGGCACGACCCGGCCGACCCGCGCGCCCGCCTGGTGGCCGAAGCCGCCGTCGGCGTCATCCGGGTCAGCGCCGGCACCTACTTCGCCGACGACTTCGACGAGGCGTCCGGACCCCGGTTCGACGAGCTCCTCGACACCAACCTCCGTCTCATGACGGAAGCCATCACCATCCCCGCCCAGGAAGGCACCTCATGA
- a CDS encoding GNAT family N-acetyltransferase, translating into MITIERVPWEDPRGVALRATMDEEMHERYGDGNPGEAPEVSAERSRVLSVDPSTVVTSLLAVDEDGTVLGHIAVRRLGDEIELKRLIVLAAARGKGAATALLDECARVGREQGASRLILQTGDKQPEAVALYEKTGWDRIDVYEPYAETMPWSYCFAKGI; encoded by the coding sequence GTGATCACCATCGAGCGCGTGCCCTGGGAAGACCCGCGCGGAGTCGCACTCCGCGCGACCATGGACGAGGAGATGCACGAGCGCTACGGCGACGGGAACCCCGGTGAAGCCCCCGAGGTCTCGGCCGAGCGCAGCCGCGTGCTGTCCGTCGACCCGAGCACCGTCGTGACGTCCCTGCTCGCCGTCGACGAGGACGGGACGGTCCTCGGCCACATCGCCGTCCGACGGCTCGGGGACGAGATCGAGCTGAAGCGCCTCATCGTCCTGGCCGCCGCCCGGGGCAAGGGCGCCGCCACCGCGCTCCTGGACGAGTGCGCCCGGGTCGGCCGCGAGCAGGGTGCCAGCCGTCTGATCCTGCAGACCGGTGACAAGCAGCCCGAGGCCGTGGCGCTGTACGAGAAGACCGGGTGGGACCGCATCGACGTGTACGAGCCGTACGCCGAGACGATGCCGTGGTCGTACTGCTTCGCGAAGGGGATCTGA
- a CDS encoding DUF3618 domain-containing protein, which translates to MSTPDEIRADIERTRGELGSDVDALADKVNPSAIAHRQTEKVKGRFQDVRESVMGAAGSARDSVMGAADSARSSVSGSRSSAAGSVEDTASRGVEKAKGNPLAVGLIAFGVGWLASSLLPSSTKEEELAGELKDKAAPLVDKAKEQAKDAGAPLLDAAKEHAQDLTGTVRDAAQTVKDEVQGAASDVQDNAQSSADDVRNA; encoded by the coding sequence ATGAGCACCCCAGACGAGATCCGCGCCGACATCGAGCGCACCCGTGGAGAACTCGGTTCGGACGTCGACGCCCTCGCCGACAAGGTGAACCCGTCCGCCATCGCCCACCGCCAGACCGAGAAGGTCAAGGGCCGCTTCCAGGACGTCCGCGAGTCCGTCATGGGTGCCGCCGGCAGCGCCCGCGACTCCGTGATGGGCGCCGCCGACTCGGCACGCTCGAGTGTCTCGGGCTCGAGATCGAGCGCCGCGGGCTCCGTGGAGGACACCGCGTCGCGCGGCGTCGAGAAGGCGAAGGGCAACCCGCTCGCCGTCGGCCTCATCGCCTTCGGTGTCGGCTGGCTCGCGTCGTCGCTCCTGCCCTCCTCCACGAAGGAGGAGGAGCTCGCCGGTGAGCTGAAGGACAAGGCCGCTCCGCTCGTCGACAAGGCGAAGGAGCAGGCGAAGGACGCCGGCGCCCCGCTCCTCGACGCCGCCAAGGAGCACGCGCAGGACCTCACGGGCACCGTGCGGGACGCGGCCCAGACGGTCAAGGACGAGGTGCAGGGCGCCGCGTCCGACGTGCAGGACAACGCGCAGTCGTCCGCGGACGACGTCCGCAACGCCTGA
- a CDS encoding glycosyltransferase family 2 protein has protein sequence MPSVSVVVPVLDDAAHLRRCLTALEAQTRPADEVVVVDNGSSDDSAAVARAAGAVVCTEPVRGIARASSRGYDTAEGDVIVRLDADSVPPPHWIATALDLLEDPDVVAVTGPGRPSDAGALVRVVWPVLYMRPYFVLMRGALSRPPLFGSAMALRRSTWLAVRDRVHRDDPEVHDDIDLSMQFDPEWRVIADPALTVRVSARPFASLPSAVRRARRAFHTFRVNGRRGSPPRRWARRLRTDWRNRDQAHAWWSGR, from the coding sequence ATGCCGTCCGTGTCCGTCGTGGTCCCCGTGTTGGACGACGCCGCGCACCTCCGCCGCTGCTTGACCGCCCTGGAGGCGCAGACCCGGCCCGCCGACGAGGTGGTCGTCGTCGACAACGGCAGCTCCGACGACAGCGCGGCCGTGGCCCGGGCAGCCGGCGCCGTCGTCTGCACCGAACCGGTCCGCGGGATCGCCCGGGCCTCGTCCCGGGGCTACGACACCGCCGAGGGTGACGTCATCGTCCGACTCGACGCGGACTCCGTCCCGCCACCGCACTGGATCGCCACCGCCCTCGACCTGCTCGAGGACCCGGACGTCGTCGCGGTCACCGGGCCCGGCCGTCCGTCCGACGCCGGCGCACTCGTGCGGGTCGTCTGGCCGGTCCTCTACATGCGGCCGTACTTCGTGCTCATGCGCGGCGCGCTCTCCCGCCCGCCGCTGTTCGGGTCCGCGATGGCCCTCCGCCGGTCGACGTGGCTCGCGGTCCGCGACCGGGTGCACCGCGATGACCCCGAGGTGCACGACGACATCGACCTGAGCATGCAGTTCGACCCGGAGTGGCGGGTGATCGCCGACCCCGCGCTCACGGTGCGGGTGTCCGCGCGACCGTTCGCGAGCCTCCCATCCGCCGTCCGACGTGCCCGGCGTGCGTTCCACACGTTCCGGGTGAACGGCCGGCGGGGGTCGCCGCCGCGGCGGTGGGCGCGACGGCTGCGGACGGACTGGCGGAACCGCGACCAGGCCCACGCGTGGTGGAGCGGCCGCTGA